Below is a window of Longimicrobiaceae bacterium DNA.
GCGCGAGTAGCCGTGCTCCCACTCGTCGGCGATCACCACGGCCTGTGTGTGCGGGGCGTTCTTGAGCGGGTTGTCCCGGCGGTCCAGGATCCCCAGCTCCACCTGCCGGATCTCGTCGCGGATGGCGATCATGGCCTCGCAGAAGCGGTCCAGCTCGGCCAGCGCCTCGCTCTCCGTAGGCTCGATCATCAGCGTCCCCGCCACCGGGAAGGAGACGGTGGGCGCGTGGAAGCCGTAGTCGATCAGCCGCTTCGCCACGTCCTCCACCTCGATCCCCGCGGACTGCTTCAGCGGCCGCAGGTCCACGATGCACTCGTGCGCCACGGTGCCGCTCCTCCCGCGGTAGAGCACCGGGTAGTGCTCCTCCAGCCGGTGGGCGATATAGTTGGCGTTCAGGATCGCCACCTCCGTGGCCCGCTTCAGCCCCTCCGCCCCCATCAGCCGGATGTAGACGTAGGAGATGGGGAGGATGCTCGGGCTCCCCCACGGGGCCGCCGACACCTCGCCGGCCTCGCCCTGCCCCACCGGCACCACCGCGTGCCCGGGGAGGAAGGGAGCCAGGTGCTCCGCGACACAGATGGGGCCCATCCCCGGGCCGCCGCCGCCGTGCGGGATGCAGAAGGTCTTGTGCAGGTTCAGGTGGCACACGTCCGCGCCGAAGTCGCCGGGACGGCAGAGCCCCACCTGGGCGTTCATGTTGGCGCCGTCCATGTAGACCTGCCCGCCGTGCCGGTGCACCACGTCGCAGACCTCGCGGATGCCCTCCTCGAAGACGCCGTGCGTGGACGGGTAGGTCACCATCAGCGCGGAGAGGCGGTCGGCGTGCTGCTCGGCCTTGGCGCGCAGGTCGGCCAGGTCCACGTTCCCCTCGGCGTCGGTGCCGACCACCACCACGCGCATCCCCGCCATGACCGCGCTCGCCGGGTTGGTGCCGTGCGCGGACTGCGGGATCAGGCAGACGTCGCGGTGCCCCTCGCCGCGGCTGCGGTGGTAGTCGTGGATGCAGAGCAGCCCGGCGTACTCCCCCTGCGAGCCGGCATTGGGCTGCAGCGACACCGCCGCGAAACCGGTGATCTCCGCCAGGTCGGCCTCCAGCCGCCGGAACAGCTCCTGGTACCCCGCCGTCTGCTCGAGCGGAGCGAAGGGGTGCAGGGCGTTGACCTCCGGCCACGACACCGGGAACATCTCCACGGTGGCGTTCAGCTTCATGGTGCACGACCCCAGCGGGATCATGGAGTGCGTCAGCGACAGGTCGCGGCTCTCCAGCGTGCGGATGTACCGCAGCATCTCCGTCTCGGAGTGGTAGCGGTTGAAGACGGGGTGCGTCAGGTACTCGCTCCGGCGCGCGAGGGGGGCCGGGAGCCGCGTCTCCGCCGCGTCCACCAGCTCCCCGGCGGAGAAGTCCACCTGCGAGCCGCGGTTCAGCGCCTCCAGGATGGCGTCGAGGTCCTCCACGCCCACGGTCTCGTCCATCGCCACGCAGATGGATGCGTCGTCGAACCGGCGCAGGTTCACGCCCCGGTCGCGGGCCGCGGCCATCACCGTGTCCGCGCGGCTCCCCACGTCGATGCGCACGGTGTCGAAGAAGGTCTCGTGCACCACGCGGTACCCCAGCCGCTTCGCGCCCTCCGCCAGCATCGCCGCGAAGAGGTGCACGCGCTCGGCGATCTCCCGGATCCCCTGCGGGCCGTGGTAGACGGCGTACATCCCCGACATGACGGCCAGGAGCACCTGCGCCGTGCAGATGTTGCTGGTGGCCTTTTCGCGGCGGATGTGCTGCTCTCGCGTCTGCAGCGCCATGCGGAGCGCGGGGCGCCCCTGCGCGTCGGTGGACACGCCGATGATGCGCCCGGGGATCTGCCGCTTGTGCTCGTCGCGGCAGGCGAAGTACGCCGCGTGCGGCCCGCCGTACCCCATGGGGACGCCGAGGCGCTGCGTGGTCCCCACCGCCATGTCGGCCCCCCACTCGCCCGGGGGCGCCAGGAGCGCCAGCGAGAGCAGGTCCGCCGCGGCAACGACCACCGCGCCCTCCTCGCGGGCCCGCTGCGCGAAGGGCCCGTAGTCCGTCACCGCGCCGTCGCTGGCCGGGTACTGCAGGAGCACGCCGAAGACGGGCGTCGAGAAGTCGAACGCCTCGTGGTCGCCCACCAGCACCTCGAATCCGCGGGCGCGGGCGCGGGTGCGCACCACCTCCACCGTCTGCGGGTGGCAGTCGCGCGACACGAAGAAGGTGTTGCGATCCTCGCCGCCGGCGATCCCGTACGCCATGGCCATGGCCTCGGCGGCGGCGGTCCCCTCGTCCAGGAGCGACGCGTTGGCGACCGGGAGGCCGGTGAGATCGACCACCATCGTCTGGAAGTTGAGGAGCGCCTCCAGCCGCCCCTGCGCAATCTCGGCCTGGTAGGGCGTGTACTGCGTGTACCAGCCGGGGTTCTCCAGGATGTTGCGCTGGATCACCGGCGGGACGATGCAGCCGTGGT
It encodes the following:
- the gcvP gene encoding aminomethyl-transferring glycine dehydrogenase, which gives rise to MTTKNRNLLRHTDTFVHRHIGPDEAEVRQMLGALGYDSLDALVDATVPASIRLRRPLALGPERSEYEMLAELREMVGMNRVFRSFIGMGYHGCIVPPVIQRNILENPGWYTQYTPYQAEIAQGRLEALLNFQTMVVDLTGLPVANASLLDEGTAAAEAMAMAYGIAGGEDRNTFFVSRDCHPQTVEVVRTRARARGFEVLVGDHEAFDFSTPVFGVLLQYPASDGAVTDYGPFAQRAREEGAVVVAAADLLSLALLAPPGEWGADMAVGTTQRLGVPMGYGGPHAAYFACRDEHKRQIPGRIIGVSTDAQGRPALRMALQTREQHIRREKATSNICTAQVLLAVMSGMYAVYHGPQGIREIAERVHLFAAMLAEGAKRLGYRVVHETFFDTVRIDVGSRADTVMAAARDRGVNLRRFDDASICVAMDETVGVEDLDAILEALNRGSQVDFSAGELVDAAETRLPAPLARRSEYLTHPVFNRYHSETEMLRYIRTLESRDLSLTHSMIPLGSCTMKLNATVEMFPVSWPEVNALHPFAPLEQTAGYQELFRRLEADLAEITGFAAVSLQPNAGSQGEYAGLLCIHDYHRSRGEGHRDVCLIPQSAHGTNPASAVMAGMRVVVVGTDAEGNVDLADLRAKAEQHADRLSALMVTYPSTHGVFEEGIREVCDVVHRHGGQVYMDGANMNAQVGLCRPGDFGADVCHLNLHKTFCIPHGGGGPGMGPICVAEHLAPFLPGHAVVPVGQGEAGEVSAAPWGSPSILPISYVYIRLMGAEGLKRATEVAILNANYIAHRLEEHYPVLYRGRSGTVAHECIVDLRPLKQSAGIEVEDVAKRLIDYGFHAPTVSFPVAGTLMIEPTESEALAELDRFCEAMIAIRDEIRQVELGILDRRDNPLKNAPHTQAVVIADEWEHGYSREQAAFPAPWVRERKFWPHVSRVNNAAGDRNLICSCPPVEAYATV